One genomic region from Bacillus rossius redtenbacheri isolate Brsri chromosome 6, Brsri_v3, whole genome shotgun sequence encodes:
- the LOC134532766 gene encoding transient receptor potential channel pyrexia: MDLTPKITDINMADQKKAKIERAVSMNVDKIPLTVRTKYKTASASLRTRWKTLRMDQGFRDSVISRKDDTIHDYHCVKHGRSPPVDDIVFFESLEDISTVPEVTMQICADYIRQNIIDQMRFVSDHEELLSRIERGELTDANVEEVLRGCTVTEKNLCLLWAAFLKREDLLEGLLRCGADVNYTEPVEGFSALHLGAFVGCINTCQFLISNGASVNLAPKSYSPLHSAAFGNSHRVLKLLLDNGAKVDNIPGKGLGGNLYGSPLHSAVKANAIDCVELLVTEGGGINALGPGGYTPLHIAADLGHAGCMKILLEIAHANPNVKTAEKRASALHLAAEGGFHECVCMLLEHGAEADVRNIRGQTPLHLAAKAQSVDCVETLLKVGGCDVNTLDVDKRSPLHAAVCRTLLAFEVVEVLISWRADVNAQDKYGYTPLHVAALNELAQCVETLIYHGADITARSKNGTTALSIITRKTPGSISMLYQKLDSSISLHDPEATNREVELKLDFRVLLQHSRRGEISFLKTLVDEGQKEVLQHPLCEAFLHLKWQKIRKYYVSRLLFNFIFVVALTLYVWMALAHNCFNETKRDLNATQESNDLCQNNSVVSKLIQKHPFIVEIEWFVLVFITVCETVRKVYGIAGYRYSSVWHYLSQLDNIVEWLVIICVFVISFIYTGRTYSWQNHIGALAVLCAWTNLMVMIGQLPMLGSYVAMYTRVQKEFLKLLTAYVCLLIGFTITFCVIFPTSSAFANPFIGLIKVLVMMTGELDLDLVLEGSGKKPAFLLEISAQVTFILFLLFVTVILMNLLVGIAVHDIQGLQKTAGLLKLVRQTNLIAYTELALFCGYLPRYCLGLLQSTALVSPSAYRVVLHVKPLNPQEKRLPFDVLQNAYDVAKRRKHNGHTISSRGSTNTTSSACTRFRTSVYDPNIQALYANLDENSRTINHLMGDIVEIKKLMKLNEILMQDILDSLNKKTSSC, from the coding sequence ATGGATTTAACTCCTAAGATTACTGACATCAACATGGCAGATCAAAAGAAAGCTAAGATCGAGCGTGCTGTTAGCATGAATGTGGATAAGATCCCACTAACAGTGAGGACCAAGTACAAGACAGCCTCAGCATCCCTCAGAACTCGGTGGAAGACTCTGAGGATGGACCAAGGTTTCCGTGACTCTGTGATTTCAAGAAAGGATGACACTATACACGATTACCACTGTGTTAAGCATGGTCGCTCGCCGCCAGTAGATGACATTGTTTTTTTTGAGAGTCTGGAAGATATTTCCACAGTTCCAGAGGTTACAATGCAGATTTGTGCAGACTACATTCGTCAAAATATTATTGACCAAATGAGATTTGTCTCTGACCATGAAGAGTTGCTGTCGAGGATAGAACGAGGCGAGTTAACTGATGCCAATGTTGAAGAAGTTCTCCGTGGCTGTACAGTAACAGAGAAGAACTTGTGTCTGTTATGGGCAGCATTTCTGAAGCGAGAAGATCTTTTGGAAGGCTTGCTTAGGTGTGGTGCAGATGTCAATTATACTGAGCCTGTAGAGGGTTTCAGTGCTCTCCACTTGGGTGCTTTTGTTGGGTGTATCAACACTTGCCAGTTTCTAATCTCAAATGGTGCTTCAGTCAATCTTGCTCCAAAAAGTTACTCCCCATTGCACAGTGCAGCCTTTGGGAACTCTCATAGAGTATTGAAGTTGTTACTTGATAATGGTGCAAAAGTTGACAACATACCTGGCAAGGGATTAGGAGGTAATCTGTATGGAAGCCCATTGCACTCAGCAGTTAAGGCCAATGCTATCGACTGTGTTGAGTTGTTGGTGACTGAAGGTGGAGGGATAAATGCTTTGGGACCAGGTGGGTACACACCGCTGCACATTGCTGCTGATCTTGGCCACGCCGGCTGCATGAAGATCCTTCTGGAAATTGCTCATGCCAATCCAAATGTCAAGACTGCGGAGAAGCGTGCATCAGCACTGCATCTGGCAGCAGAAGGTGGCTTTCACGAATGTGTGTGCATGTTGCTGGAGCATGGGGCGGAAGCTGACGTGAGGAATATCCGGGGACAGACTCCCCTCCATCTCGCAGCGAAAGCACAGTCTGTTGATTGTGTGGAGACTTTGCTCAAGGTGGGAGGCTGTGATGTGAACACTCTAGATGTTGATAAGCGGAGCCCATTACATGCTGCAGTCTGTAGAACGTTGCTTGCTTTTGAAGTTGTAGAGGTGCTGATTTCCTGGCGAGCAGATGTTAATGCTCAAGACAAGTATGGGTATACACCTCTTCATGTTGCTGCTCTTAATGAGTTAGCACAATGTGTAGAGACACTCATTTACCATGGAGCAGACATCACTGCTAGGAGCAAGAATGGGACCACAGCTTTGAGCATAATCACTCGAAAAACTCCAGGTTCAATTAGCATGCTTTATCAGAAACTGGATTCATCTATTTCTCTTCATGATCCAGAAGCTACTAATAGAGAAGTGGAGCTGAAATTGGACTTTAGAGTTCTTCTTCAACACAGCAGGAGAGGTGAAATATCTTTTTTGAAGACTTTGGTAGATGAAGGACAAAAGGAGGTACTACAACATCCGCTTTGTGAGGCTTTTCTTCATTTGAAATGGCAGAAGATACGTAAATACTATGTCAGTAGGTTGTTGTTCAATTTCATTTTTGTTGTGGCTCTAACCCTTTATGTTTGGATGGCTCTCGCACACAATTGTTTCAATGAAACCAAACGTGACCTTAATGCAACACAAGAATCAAATGACCTTTGTCAAAACAATTCGGTCGTCAGTAAACTTATTCAGAAACATCCCTTTATTGTTGAGATCGAGTGGTTTGTGCTAGTTTTCATCACGGTGTGCGAGACAGTACGGAAGGTTTATGGCATAGCGGGTTATAGGTACTCTTCTGTATGGCATTATTTGTCACAGCTGGACAACATTGTAGAGTGGTTAGTAATTATCTGTGTGTTTGTAATATCCTTCATTTATACAGGACGCACATACAGTTGGCAGAATCACATAGGAGCTTTGGCTGTTTTGTGTGCCTGGACAAACCTAATGGTGATGATAGGACAGTTGCCAATGTTGGGTTCTTATGTTGCTATGTACACAAGGGTTCAAAAAGAATTTTTGAAGTtgctaactgcttacgtctgttTGCTGATTGGGTTCACCATAACTTTCTGCGTAATTTTCCCCACGTCGTCAGCTTTTGCAAACCCTTTCATCGGACTCATTAAAGTGTTGGTGATGATGACCGGTGAACTCGACTTGGATCTTGTGCTCGAAGGCAGTGGGAAGAAACCGGCTTTCCTACTGGAGATCAGTGCACAGGTTACCTTCATTCTGTTCCTTCTTTTCGTGACGGTGATCCTCATGAATCTGCTGGTGGGCATAGCTGTCCACGACATTCAGGGACTCCAGAAAACTGCGGGGCTGTTGAAGCTGGTCCGCCAGACCAACCTGATAGCCTACACGGAGTTGGCGCTGTTCTGTGGCTACCTGCCGCGGTATTGCCTCGGCCTGCTGCAGTCGACGGCGCTCGTCTCGCCGTCTGCGTACCGGGTGGTGCTGCACGTGAAGCCCCTCAACCCCCAAGAGAAGAGGCTGCCGTTCGACGTCCTGCAGAATGCCTACGATGTGGCCAAACGAAGGAAACACAATGGCCACACCATATCGTCGCGCGGCTCCACCAATACCACGTCATCCGCCTGCACGAGGTTTCGCACTTCCGTTTACGACCCTAACATTCAAGCTCTGTACGCCAATTTGGATGAAAACTCTAGAACTATAAACCATCTAATGGGAGATATTGTTGAGATTAAAAAACTAATGAAGTTAAATGAAATACTAATGCAGGATATAttagattctttaaataaaaaaactagtagCTGTTag